The genomic stretch ACACAGCGGCGGCTCCGGCAGTGGTCAAACCGATGATGACGATGACGACGACAGCCAACGTGGCGAACGCATTGCTGCGCAAGAAACCTTGCATGAACATTTGATGTGGCAATTGCGCATGAGCCAGTTGTCTCTGCGTGCACAAGCCATCGGCGAGGCACTGATCGACGGTATTGATGACGACGGCTATTTACGCGAATCGTTCGACGGCATTCGTGATGTGCTTGAAGGTCAGTACGCGGTCGACGATGCCGAAATTGAGTCGGTGTTGCAGCAAATTCAAGTGTTCGACCCGGTCGGCTCCGGTGCTCGGTCTTTGTCTGAATGTTTGTCACGACAGCTTGATTTGCTTGATGGCGACGCGACCCTCATCGCGCACGCACGCACCTTGTGTAACAACTGCCTGGAACGGCTGCCCAAAATCGGATTGGCAGGCATCGCAAAAACCTTGGCCTGCGATGAGACCACCGCGCAAGCGGTGTTGGAATTGCTCAGAACCTTGGACCCCAAACCCGGCAGCGCGATTACGCCGCTTGAAGCAGACACCTATGTCGTCCCGGATGCCGTTATCTGGCGCGAGCAAGGCGTTTGGCGATCGGCACTCACGGGGCATTCGGTACCGCGGGTGGGTATTCACCAAGCCTATGTCCGAATGATGGCCCAAGCATCGCGCGAAGATGCCGGCTACATGCGTGAGCACCTGCAAGAGGCACGCTGGATTCTGCGTGGCATCGAAGCGCGCGGCGAAACCTTATTGAGCGTCACCCGCTGTTTGGCGCGCGAACAGTCCGCCTTTCTGGAGTTCGGCGAGATGGCCTTGCGCCCCCTCACCCTGCGCGCCATCGCGCAAAAGCTCGATTTGCATGAATCCACCGTGTCTCGCGCCATCGCGCGCAAATACATCCGGACGCCGCGTGGCACCATCGCCATGCGCAGCTTCTTTGCATCCGGCATCGAGTCGGACGCGGGAGAAACGTCCAGCGCTGCCATTCAAACGATGATTCGCGAGCTCATTGATAAGGAAAACCCGCGCAAACCCTTGTCGGACGCGGCTTTGACGAAACATCTGAACGACACCGGTGTGCCCGTTGCACGCCGAACCGTGGCCAAATATCGCGAAGCCATCGGTTTACCTGCGTCTTCCGATCGGATGCGCTTGGCGTAAACGGTAAATTGAAGAAACGCTCACGTTTTCTTTATTCACTTTTCAATTGATTTGGCGCATTCTGGGGTTGCAAGCGGTCATAACCACAGGAGGAAAGACAATGCGTATTGATGTCCATGGTCACCAAATCGAAGTTACCGATGCACTCCGTAGCTACACCACGGAAAAAATGGAACGCCTCGCTAGGCACTTCGACCATCCGCTGGATGTGCGCACCCAACTTTCCATCGAACGGCCGAATCACTGTGCTGAAGGCCATGTCACGGTTGCTGGGAAGGTATTACACGCGGATGCCACGGCACCGACCATGTATGCCGCGATTGACGTTTTGGTCGACAAGCTCGACCGCATTTTGATGAAACACAAAGAAAAGATGGTGGACCATCACCGCGGCGGCAGTTTGTCCAGGACTGACACGATCGCCTGATCGTTCGACCCGTTTAGGGTCAAGTTGGTATCCTTCAAGGCTCGACACCATGCGAGCCTTGGAGAGCGTGCATGACTTCACCTTTACTGGACTTCGACCGCGTCATTCTGCTGTCTGAGGCCGAAGACCGTGAAACCATTCTGCGCGAAGCTGCGTTTCTGCTAGCTTCCCCTGGTCTGGATTACGAAGCCGTTTTTGAGGCACTGCGCACGCGCGAAGCGATGGGCAGTACGGCCCTCGGTCAGGGCGTCGCTGTGCCGCATGGCCGTCTGGACAACTTGGAAACGCGACGCGCCTGCTTTATCAAGCTGGTCAACCCTGTCGATTTCTCAGGTGAGCCTGTGGATTTGGTCTTGGCGGTCTTAGTGCCGAAGACCGGACAACAAGGGCATTTGCAATTGCTGGCCAAAGTCGCCGAGAAATTCGCGCGCGATGGTTTTCGTGATGCCTTGCGCGCGGCGAATACCAAGGGACTTTTGTACGCAGCCCTCACTTCTTCTCAAGGATTCGTCGAATGATTCCCGGGGCGTCTGCGCAAGATCTGTTTGATGGTTTGCTTGAACGGCTCGATTGGCGCTGGGTGGCCGGCAAGGACGGCAGCACGCGATCCGTTGAAGCGATCAACACCAATGCACGACGTCCCTCGCATTGCGGCTATCTCAATATTATTTATCCGAACAAAGTGCAGATTCTGGGGGCGGAAGAATTGCAGTGGCTCGACACTTTGGAGTCGCGCGAACGCTGGCGCATCATTCAACGTATTTTCGAGGCACGACCGCTCGGCATTTGTATTAGCAAGAATCAAGACTGTCCCGAAGACTTGATTGAAGCGGCAAATGAATCCGAAACACCGATTTGGATTTCGCCCAGACGCGGCCATGAATTGCTCAATCACATCCAGTATTGGATGGCACGTCGCCTTGCACCGCGCACCACCTTGCACGGTGTGTTTATGGAGGTCTACTCCATCGGCGTGCTCATCACGGGTGAATCAGGGTCCGGTAAAAGCGAATTGGCGTTAGAGCTCATTACGCGCGGACATCGCTTGGTGGCGGACGATGCCCCGGAGTTCACGCAAATCATGCCAGACGTTCTTGATGGCGCCTGCCCCGAACTGTTGCAAGACATGATCGAAGTGCGCGGTCTTGGCGTATTAAATGTACGCAACATGTTCGGTGACACGGCAGTCAAACGAAATAAGTACCTGCGTTTGATTATTCATCTCACACGTCCGCATCTGGAACCACGTGCAACCGGCATCGAACGTCTCACCGGTGAAGTCGATACAGTCCGCGTCCTCGACTTGGACGTGCCGCGGATTACTTTGCCCGTGATGCCGGGTCGCAACTTGGCGGTGTTGAGTGAGGCTGCAACACGTCAGCACATTTTGCGCACGAAAGGCGCTGACCCTGCGGCTGCCTTTATGGCACGTCACTCGCATTTCTTGGAAATATCGAAATGACGACGCCAAAACCGCGCAAGCTGATCATCGTTTCGGGCATGTCTGGCTCCGGCAAGTCTGTGGCTATGCGCACACTCGAAGATCTCGGTTTTCATTGTGCAGACAATTTGCCGCTGGAAATGTTGCCCCAATGGGTGAGCATTTCTGACGAAAGTGAAGGCGAAGAGGAGACATCGGTCAACCTCGCGGTCAGTTTGGACATTCGCAGTCGAGGTGATTTGGCGCGTACGCCCGAACTTTTGTCTGCGGTTGGCAAACTCGGCTTCGATCCGAAGCTCGTATTTTTTGATGCCTCGAACGAGTACTTGTTGGCACGGTATGCCGACACGCGTCGACGCCATCCGTTGAGCAAATACGGTTTGGCGCTGGCCGATGCCATCACGCTCGAACGTCAAGTATTGAAGCCACTGTCTGCGCTCGCAGATTTGCGCATCGATACCAGCGGTCTGAACGTGCACCAATTGCGACGCGAAGTGATTTCCGCGTTTACTTTGGCTGAAGAACGCACACTGTCCTTGTTGTTTGAATCCTTCGCATATCGTCGCGGGATTCCCGGGGATGCAGATTTCGTATTCGATGCGCGGATGTTGCCGAATCCGCATTGGGATGCCGTGTTGCGCCCGCTCTCTGGCCGCGATCCTGAAGTGCGTCAATATTTTGAACAGCAGTCTGATGTGGGCATTTACTTGAGCCAGATCAGAAACTTCCTCGATACGTGGTTGCCCAAGATGGCGACGGATACGCGAAGTTACGTCACAGTGGCATTTGGGTGTAGCGGCGGCCGCCATCGTTCCGTTTATCTTGCTGAGCAACTTGCACGGCACGCGCGTGACTCAGGCTGGCAACAAGTTGCCACCTACCACCGGGAGTTGGAATGAGCGTCGGCATTTTGTTGGTCACACATCCAGGCATTGCACCCGCACTGGTCGCTGCCGCAAGCAAAGTGGTTGGCAATTTCCCGCTGAAACTCGCCACCTTTGAAATGCCGTTTGAATCCACGGTTGAAGATGCCCTGCCCGCCGCCAGCGCAGCCTTGCGCAAGGTCGATAGCGAAGACGGCGTCTTGATCTTGGTGGACCTCTACGGTTCAAGCCCCAGCACTATCGCGGCGCAACTGGCGCGTCTCGGCACACCGGCACGTCGCGTGGCCGGATTAAACCTTTCCATGTTGTTGCGTGTCATGAACTATCCGGAGAATGCATTGGATGCAATGCAATCGGTGGCCTCATTGGGCGGTCGCAATGGCGTCATCTTGGACGAGATCTGAACATGATTGAACGCGACATCCAAGTCATCAACCAACTGGGGCTGCATGCACGTGCAAGCGCAAAGCTTGTGCAGTTGGTGTCGGGCTACCGCTCTGAAGTGATGATGGCCGCCAAAGGTCGAGACATCAATGCAAAAAGCATCATGGGTGTGTTGATGCTCGCCGCGGGCGTGGGCACGACCGTCCATGTACGCGTGAACGGCGAAGACGAGGTCGCGTGCATGGATGCCATTGAAGCCCTCTTCAACCGCTATTTCGACGAGGGCAGCTGATGCGTCGCGCCTTCTCAGGAATTCCGGCATCTCGCGGCATCGCGTTGGGGCGCGCACGCGTGCGCATTCCGCATGCACTTGAAGTACAACGCGAAACAATCAAGCCCGAAGAAGTCGATGCGGAAATCGAACGCGTTCACAGCGCCATCGCCTTTGTTCGCGCGGAAATGCACGACTTGCGTCAACGTCTGCACGGTGCTTTGGCGCACGAGATTGGCGAGTTTCTCGATCTGCACGCACTGTTGTTAGACGATCCAGAGCTTTTGCAAGGTCTGGATACGCTCATCCGAACGAAACGCTACACCGCCGACTACGCCCTGCGAAAACAGCGCGATCGTGTGGCCAATGTGTTCCTGAGCATGGACGACCCTTACCTGCGCAGTCGCATTGACGATATTGATCAGGTCATCGGTCGACTGCACGCCGCTTTGCATCGACGCGATGCAGAACTACACGGCATTGCCGGCGACATTTTGGTGACCGACGTCGTGACGCCCGCAGAAATTGCGCAGTTGCAAGCGCAAGGCGTGTTGGCCGTGATCACCACCATGGGCAGCCAGCTGTCGCATACCGCGATCTTGGCGCGCAGTTTGCATTTGCCTTTGATTGTGGGCGCAACACAAGCGCTCACCAAGACCAATGACGGCGATGTGTTGATTGTCGATGCCTTGGAAGGGCATGTCATACGCGAGCCTGATCAGGCCGACCTGACCGCGCACCGTAAGCGCGTCGACGCCTTCAAGCGCGAACGCAAGCAATTAAACCGGCTTCGTCGTGAGCCGACCCGAACACAAGATGGCGTCGACATCAAACTGTGGGCCAATGCGGAGTCGAGAGAAGACATCGCAGAAGCACATGGCTTAGGTGCGGCCGGTGTGGGACTCTATCGAACGGAATTTTTGTTTCTGGGTACGCACGAGATCCCGGACGAAGAGAAGCAGTTCAATGCGTATCGCGATGCGGTGTTGGGCATGACGGGTCGCACCGTCACGATCCGAACGCTTGACCTTGGCGCAGACAAGTCGGATGACACCGGTCTCGCACTTCGTGATGAACCCAATCCGGCATTGGGATTACGCGGCATCCGCCTATCGATGGCCCGCGAGAAACTGTTTGATATCCAACTGCGCGCAATTGCGCGTGCATCGGCCTATGGACCCGTTCGCGTGCTCCTGCCGATGATCACCTCTCGTGAAGAGGTGGTGTATGCGGCACGGAAGCTGGATAAAGTTCGGAAGGCTTTGGCGGACAAAGGCGTCGCCGTTGCGGAGTCGATTCCGCTCGGCACCATGATTGAAGTGCCAGCGGCCGCGATTGCCCTACCGCTCTTCATTTCCAAAGTGGACTTCTTGTCGGTCGGCACCAACGACTTGGTGCAGTACCTTTTGGCCGCAGACCGTAACAACGATGCCTTGGGTGATTTGTACACGCCGATGCATCCCGCTTTCATACGCATGCTGTCTGAAATCGTACGCACGGCAAGAAAGGCAGGTAAGCCGGTGTCGATCTGTGGCGAAATTGCGGCGGATGAAGCCTTCGTGCCCATGCTCTTGGCCCTTGGCATTGAAGAGCTCAGCATGCATCCCGGCAGCATTCTCACCGTGCGCAAGGCGATTCGCGCGATCGATCATGCGCAATTATTGCAGTCGGGTCGCGCGTTATCGCGCGCGGTTGATCGTGAAGCAATCTCCCGCTGGATGGCACGACATACCGGTTAAGGGTTCACAGCAGGCAGCTCTGCTGGGATAATGATTCGATGACTAGGTAATCCCGTCGCGCCGCCGGCTCGACACCCGCCCGCGACGCGCCCAAAGGCACGCTGCATCTCACAGGACCCGTGCCATGGCAGAAGCGCTCCGCCACGACAAGCCTGCACGCCAACTCCGACTGTTGTCGGACGCGCTGGACAGCGGCCGTCTCGGCCCTGTGCGTCGCCTTGTGCATTCGCTGTCGCCCGCGGAAATCGGCAATCTGCTCGAGTCACTGCCGCCGAACAAGCGCAGCGTGGTGTGGGGCCTGGTCGATCCGGATGATGACGGTGAAGTGTTGGTGCACGTCGGTGACGAGGTGCGCGAAAGCCTGATCGCCGACATGGACCAAGACGAGCTGATCGCGGCCGTCGAAGACCTCGATCTCGATGACTTGGCGGATCTCGCTGAAGACCTTCCGGATACCGTGATCGAGGAAGTCTTGAAGTCGATGGATCGCGAGAATCGCGAGCGCCTCGAACAAGTCTTGTCTTATGACGAAGACACCGCCGGCCGTTTGATGAACCCCGATGTGGTGACGGTGCGCACCGACACCACAGTCGACGTGGTGCTGCGCTATTTGCGCCTACGCGGCGAATTGCCGGATCACACTGACCATATATACGTCGTCAGCCGTCGTCACCAATATTTGGGTCGGATCTCGCTGCAAAGCTTGCTCACCCGCGAATCCAGCACACCGATTAACGAATTGATCGACGACGAGCAACCCGCGATCTCGGTGGATGAAACCGCAGAAGAAGTGGCACGTCAGTTCTCTGACCATGACTGGATCTCTGCGCCTGTCGTCGACGACGGCAACATTTTGCTCGGCCGCATCACCATCGATGACGTGGTCGACATCATTCGCGACCAAGCGCAGCACCAAGCCTTGTCTGCGGCCGGTTTGGATGACGAAGAAGATTTGTTCTCGCCCGTGCGCCGCGCATTTCGTCGCCGGATGGTGTGGCTGGGTGTCAATTTAGGCACCGCCTTCCTTGCCGCGTCGGTGGTCGACCGGTTCCAAGGCACGATCGAAAAGATCGTCGCTTTGGCCGTGCTCATGCCGATTGTTGCGGGCATGGGCGGCAACGCCGGCACGCAGGTGCTGGCCCTGATGGTGCGCGGCTTGGCCTTGGGTCAAATTGGTGCGACTAATATTCCTGTCCTCGTGTGGAAAGAACTTCGCATCGCCTGGATCAACGGTATTGCACTCGGTACGACCCTCGGCTTAATCGTGTTGTTATGGTTTGGCGACTGGCGCCTGTCTTTGGTCATTGGCTCTGCACTCACCATCAACCTCACCTTTGCGGCCTTGGGCGGCGTGTTTGTGCCCGTCACCTTGAAGCGAATGGGTTTTGATCCCGCCTTGTCCGGCGGCGTCATTCTGACCACGATCACTGATGTCATGGGCTTCCTCACCTTCTTGGGCTTGGCAACGTTCTTACTCATCTGATGGGACACGCAGCTCGGATTGCAATCATCGGTGGGGGTCCGGCAGGTCTCATGGCTGCCGAGTGTGCGCGCGCTGAAGGTGCAGAGGTCCATCTGTATGACCATAAAAGTTCGGTGGGCCGCAAGGTTCTGATTGCAGGGAAAGGCGGTCTCAACCTGACCCACTCCGAACCGCGACCGCAGTTCGACCAACGCTATCGGGAACGCACCACAGAAGTCGGTCAATGGCTCGATGGATTCGATGGAGACGCCTTTCGCGAATGGGTCCACGCGTTCGGTATTGCGACGGTGGTGGGCAGCAGTGGCCGCGTGTTTCCCGAAGACTTAAAAGCGGCGCCGCTGTTGCGCGCATGGGTCAGGCGCCTTAAAGCAGACGGCGTGCACTTTCATGTGGACGCGCGCTGGCTCGGCTTCGATGCCAATGGCGCATGTCTTTTCAGAACCAAGGATGCATCGCTGGTAGACAGCTTCGACGCGGTGGTTCTGGCACTCGGTGGCGGCAGTTGGCCAGAGCTCGGGTCCGATGGACAGTGGACGCACTATTTCGACAATACCGCGGTCAAAGTACGCCCGCTCCTGCCGGCAAATTGCGGCTTCGAATGCGCGTGGAGTACGCACTTCACATCGCGCTTTGCCGGGCACGCATTGAAGCGCGTGCGCGCACTTTGTCTTGAGTGCAATGATCCGGCCGCAGCGCGCATCGGTGAATGCGTGATTTCAACTTATGGTTTGGAAGGCAGTCTGATCTACGCGCTCTCCGCGTCGCTCCGCGATCAAATCTTGGCCACGGGCCATGCAACACTTGAGTTGGATTTGCAGCCCGATGTCGATCGCGCAACACTCATCCATCGGCTGCTTCAGCCGCGTGGCGGGCGTTCGTTGGGCGAGCATTTGCGCAGAAAAGGCGGCTTGAATGCCGTTCAAGTCGCTCTGGTGTTTGAACAACTGGGCAAAGGCGATCACAGCGCAGACGCGTGCGCGCAAGCCGTCAAACACTGCCAAATCATTTTGCGTGCCGCGCGCCCTATCGAAGAAGCGATCAGCAGCGCAGGCGGTGTCGCCTTCGACAGTCTCACAGACGACCTCATGCTCGCTGCGCGACCCGGTGTGTTCTGTGCCGGGGAAATGATCGACTGGGAAGCGCCCACCGGTGGCTACTTGCTGACAGCTTGCATGGCCTCAGGCAAGTTGGCGGGGCAAGCTGCCGCCCGTTGGGCGAAGCAATAGCGTCGGCGAAAAGCGTTTTAGCGATGCACAGCTGCGTCGTCGGTCCAGCGCATCGAACCATCCGCAAAGGCAGCCGCAGCAGTTTGATAGTCGCTGATGGCCTGCAGGGTCGACTTGGGATCTTCCGCAATGACTTGCTGCGATTGATCGCCGCCCAACGAGGGACGCAAACTCTCGACCTTGCGATGTGGCGACAATTGCACCAATCGGTCCGGCTTCAAGAATCCGAGCAGTTGATACGTCCCCACAAATGCGCGCGCCTCACCCGGCGACGCTTGCAGCACGTCCACGCCATAGAAACGACTGACGTAATCCATCCCCAGTACGCCGAGCAACGTGGGCGGAATGTCGATTTGACTCACCATGCGATCGACGCGACCTGGTGCGACATGGCCCGGCGAATAGATCCACATCGGAATGTGGTAACGAAAGACCGGCAATGCCGATTTTCCCGCACTGGATGCGCAGTGGTCAGCAGTAATCACAAACACCGTATTCGCAAACCACGGCTTGCGCTTGGCGCGGCGAATGAAATCACCAATTGCCCAGTCGGTATAGGCCACCGCGCTCTCACGCTTGCCTTGCGGCCAAGGACCTCGTCCGCTGGGGAACGTATACGGGCGATGATTCGAAGTCGTCATGACATGTGCAAAGAACGGGCGCCCGGCTTTGTCGTCGGCATCAAAGCGATTCAACGCCAGGGTGTATAAGTCTTCGTCCGCAACGCCCCAGATATTTTCATGATGGATGGCTTTGTCTGGAATCTCGGTACGGTCGTGGACGTCGTAGCCATTGTTCGAGAAGAAGTAGTTCATGTTGTCAAAGGCGCCGTAGCCGCCGTACAAGAACTGCGCGTCATACCCTTTCGCACGCAACACATGACCCAAGCTGAAAAGACCTTCGTTGTGTGCACGTTTAACAATCGACTCGCCCGGTGTCGGCGGCACTGACAGTGACAGCGCTTCCAGGCCACGCACTGTTCGCGTTCCTGATGCCCACAGACTTGAGAACACCAAACTCTGCGGCGTCAGCGAATCCAAGAACGGCGTCAACGACTCTTTACGGCCATATGTGCCTGAGAAGTCAGCTGACAAACTTTCCACGCTGATCAAAACGACATTGAGGCGACGCTCAGGCATCGCATTGTGGATGCGGCGTTCGATGCCATTTGGATGCAGAAAAGTGGCGTCGGGTGTCGCAACTTGTTCGCGCACGGTTTGCCACGCATCTTCCATGGGCACCGTGCGGTAATAGCGATTGAAATCCAGCGAAGCATTTCTGTACGCCGCGAAAAATTGATAGATGCCGTTCCCGGCCAGCTCGTTGACATAGGCATTCGCACTTCGGTCCTTCATGTCGGCGCTCAGCAGCGCAGTTGCAAGCAGACTGACGCCTAGCCAGATTGCAGGCACGCTTGCACGCAGCAGCAGACCTGCATCGTCACGCTCAATACGTCGCCAGCGACGTGTGGTGAAGAAGATCACCAAGCTCACGGCGGCCAATGTCAGCAGAATCATGCCCACCGGATACGACTGGCGGATGTTGCCGATCACCTCCGTCGTATAGACCAGATAGTCAACCGCAATAAAATTGAAGCGCGCCTGAAACTCATCCCAGAACGTCCATTCGGCTACGGCAACAAAGAGCATCGCAGCAAGCAGCAATAGACACGCACCACCAACGACCCCCTTCACCCATCGATGGTGCATCCAACGTCGCGGCATGAGCCACAACAGGAGCACGATGGGCCAGGTGAAATACACCATGGTCACGACGTCGTAGACGCACCCCACACCGAACACATACAGCGCATTGCCGATGCCATGACCCACGCCGGTGCCGGTGACCCACAAGAGCGCGGCACGGGTCACCAATGAGACGGCGAGAAAGCACGCGCAAACCCAAACCAACGGTCTGAAGCGACCGGACAACAGCATGCGTAGTTGAGACATCGGGGCCCACGGTGAGAGGATTCGTCGCCATTCTGCGAATCGCCCTGTAATGCGCGCTCAGCCCAATCTCAGTCAGTTGTTAAACTCCGACTGCGGGCTTTGGCACACTTGTAGCACTGAGGGAGCACAGATGTCACAGTCAGACGGAACCGCAGCGTGTGCACGGGTCTTGGTGATCGAAGATCAGCACGACATCGCGGCCAATATCTGGGACTTCCTGGAAAACCGCGGTTACCAAGTGGACCACTGCGCAGATGGCAACACGGGCCTTGCACGCGCACTGCACTCTGACTTTGACGCCATCGTCTTGGACATTGGATTGCCGCGAATGGATGGCTTGATTCTGTGCAGAAAGCTTCGGGAAGCGGGCCATGGTGTGCCCGTCATCATGTTGACCGCGCGAGACACGCTGGACGATAAGTTACGTGGCTTTGAGGAAGGCGCGGACGACTATCTGGTGAAGCCTTTTGAGATGCGCGAACTTGAGGCCCGCATTCGCGCCCTGCTTCGCAGCAAATCTGGCGCCCCACCCGCAGCGTCGATCGGCGGCTTGTCTTATGACGCCGCATCGCTCACCGCTGAACGTGAAGGCCGGCGCATCCCATTGACGCGTCTGCAAGGCGCCGTCTTGGGTTTGCTGCTGGAAGCGTCGCCACGTATCGTGCGCTATTCGACCTTCTTTTCGTCTGCTTGGCCGGACAGCGACGGCGACCTGCCGGCATTGCAAACGCAAATCTATGAGCTTCGTACCTTGGTTGATAAACCCTTCGAATCAGCATTGATTCACACCGTCCGCGGCGTTGGCTACCGACTGGAGTACGTGAAGTGATTTCGAAACTTCCGCTACGCAAACGCGTGACCCTCGCCTTCTTGATGCTGGGCTTTGCGCTGAGTACCGTGTTCTCGGTTGCTGTGATCCTCATTACAGAAGATTACGAACACGTGATCGCGAGCGAGATCTTGCAAGGGCAAGCTGAGGACTATGCGCTGCGCAAGGCAAATAATCTTTCGGTCGAACTACCGCAGACGCAACGTCTCAGTGGTTATGACGCGAAAGACCCCGATGTTCCCGAAGCCTTGGCTGCACGACCGCTGGGTGTGAGTGAAGATGAACGTCGCGACGGTGTCCACATCGGCGTCTTCAACACTTCGGTGGGTCGATTGGTATTTGTCATTGATCTGAGCGACATCGAACGCTTGGAACAACATCTCAATATCTTTCTCGCCGCTTTGATCTTGGTCGGCACGTCTGTGGCCGGTTGGCTGGGATGGCTCTTAGCCGGCACCGCGTTGAAACCTGTTCGAAAACTCGCAGATCAAGTCGATGCCCTGCCCGTCAGTCCGGTGCGTTCCCAGCTGGCCGCTGACGTCAGCGAAGACGAAGTGGGCCAACTTGCACGTGCCATCGACAACTACCAAGCGCGATTGTCCGATGCGGATTCACGCGAAAAAGCCTTCTTTGCCGACGCCAGCCATGAACTTCGCACGCCGCTCTCCGTCATCCAAGGGGTTGTCGACGTGATGCAAGATGACGCCAATGCAAGCCCTGCCACGCAGTCGCGTGTGCAACGGCTGTCACGTGGTGTCAACGACATGCGCAACTTGCTTGAAGCGATGCTGTCGTCGGCGCGGCTCACACCCCTGAAGACAGAAGCCGTCCCTGCACAGACATTCTTGAAACAGGCCGGCCAAGAAGCACTCTCCGGCAAGCCCGGTATTCAGTTGCGCGTGGATGCCGACGGCGACATACACGCGGCACGCCTTGAATCGCGATTGCTGA from Lysobacter sp. HDW10 encodes the following:
- a CDS encoding TIGR03862 family flavoprotein, with the protein product MGHAARIAIIGGGPAGLMAAECARAEGAEVHLYDHKSSVGRKVLIAGKGGLNLTHSEPRPQFDQRYRERTTEVGQWLDGFDGDAFREWVHAFGIATVVGSSGRVFPEDLKAAPLLRAWVRRLKADGVHFHVDARWLGFDANGACLFRTKDASLVDSFDAVVLALGGGSWPELGSDGQWTHYFDNTAVKVRPLLPANCGFECAWSTHFTSRFAGHALKRVRALCLECNDPAAARIGECVISTYGLEGSLIYALSASLRDQILATGHATLELDLQPDVDRATLIHRLLQPRGGRSLGEHLRRKGGLNAVQVALVFEQLGKGDHSADACAQAVKHCQIILRAARPIEEAISSAGGVAFDSLTDDLMLAARPGVFCAGEMIDWEAPTGGYLLTACMASGKLAGQAAARWAKQ
- a CDS encoding LTA synthase family protein — its product is MSQLRMLLSGRFRPLVWVCACFLAVSLVTRAALLWVTGTGVGHGIGNALYVFGVGCVYDVVTMVYFTWPIVLLLWLMPRRWMHHRWVKGVVGGACLLLLAAMLFVAVAEWTFWDEFQARFNFIAVDYLVYTTEVIGNIRQSYPVGMILLTLAAVSLVIFFTTRRWRRIERDDAGLLLRASVPAIWLGVSLLATALLSADMKDRSANAYVNELAGNGIYQFFAAYRNASLDFNRYYRTVPMEDAWQTVREQVATPDATFLHPNGIERRIHNAMPERRLNVVLISVESLSADFSGTYGRKESLTPFLDSLTPQSLVFSSLWASGTRTVRGLEALSLSVPPTPGESIVKRAHNEGLFSLGHVLRAKGYDAQFLYGGYGAFDNMNYFFSNNGYDVHDRTEIPDKAIHHENIWGVADEDLYTLALNRFDADDKAGRPFFAHVMTTSNHRPYTFPSGRGPWPQGKRESAVAYTDWAIGDFIRRAKRKPWFANTVFVITADHCASSAGKSALPVFRYHIPMWIYSPGHVAPGRVDRMVSQIDIPPTLLGVLGMDYVSRFYGVDVLQASPGEARAFVGTYQLLGFLKPDRLVQLSPHRKVESLRPSLGGDQSQQVIAEDPKSTLQAISDYQTAAAAFADGSMRWTDDAAVHR
- a CDS encoding response regulator transcription factor, yielding MSQSDGTAACARVLVIEDQHDIAANIWDFLENRGYQVDHCADGNTGLARALHSDFDAIVLDIGLPRMDGLILCRKLREAGHGVPVIMLTARDTLDDKLRGFEEGADDYLVKPFEMRELEARIRALLRSKSGAPPAASIGGLSYDAASLTAEREGRRIPLTRLQGAVLGLLLEASPRIVRYSTFFSSAWPDSDGDLPALQTQIYELRTLVDKPFESALIHTVRGVGYRLEYVK
- a CDS encoding HAMP domain-containing sensor histidine kinase, with the protein product MISKLPLRKRVTLAFLMLGFALSTVFSVAVILITEDYEHVIASEILQGQAEDYALRKANNLSVELPQTQRLSGYDAKDPDVPEALAARPLGVSEDERRDGVHIGVFNTSVGRLVFVIDLSDIERLEQHLNIFLAALILVGTSVAGWLGWLLAGTALKPVRKLADQVDALPVSPVRSQLAADVSEDEVGQLARAIDNYQARLSDADSREKAFFADASHELRTPLSVIQGVVDVMQDDANASPATQSRVQRLSRGVNDMRNLLEAMLSSARLTPLKTEAVPAQTFLKQAGQEALSGKPGIQLRVDADGDIHAARLESRLLMVGLAQKLVQPYIEGILHMQRSATGLSLHFETDPPQAVEAASTPDRSDTGTGSALMDRLASRLGWQITFHTNDRIDIRLD